In Candidatus Manganitrophus morganii, the genomic window GTAAATGGAAAGAGGAACTGTGTTTACAGTCGGTATTCTGACCATCAGCGACAAGGGCTCGGCCGGAAAACGGGAAGACGCCAGCGGCCTGCTTCTCCACCAACTGGTCGATCAGCTTCCGGGTAAGGTGACGGTTTACCAGGTCATCCCGGATGAGAAGGAGGCGATCCAAAATCAGCTGATCTCCTTTTCCGATCGATGGAAGGTCGATCTGGTCTTGACGACCGGAGGAACCGGCGTTTCTCCCCGCGATGTCACCCCGGAGGCGACGATGCAAGTCCTCGATCGCCTGATTCCCGGCATGGGGGAGGTCATGCGCATGGAAGGATATCGAAAGAACCCCAAGGCGATCATCTCCCGCGGCATCGCCGGCGTCCGCAAGCAGACCCTCATCGTAAACCTCCCCGGCAGCCCCCGCGCCGTCCGGGAGAATTTTGAGATCCTCCTCCCGGCCCTCCCTCATGCCATTGAGAAAATGAAAGGGGATGAAGAAGATTGCGGAATCCCTCCGCGCAATGAGAGGGTCTAGTTTTCCAAATTCTCTTCTTTTCCTTCGATGGCTCTTGTAGTATACTCTCAAGGGATCGAGTCTTTCCGGTTTTCCCGGAATCGAGCATCCGAGGTCGCGTTTGGAAGAAGGGATCCTTTTTCGTCTGGCGTTTGATCAAGCCTCCGTCGGCATGGTGGTGCTGGCCATGGATCCGCTCGGCCAGTTTATCCAGGTCAATCCGGCATTCTGCCGGATGACCGGATATTCCCGGGAAGAGCTGTTGGCGCGCGATTTTCAAAGCATTACCGCCCCCCAAGACCTGGAAAAAAACCTCAAAGGGATACGCTCCCTTCTCGAACAGCCGATCCCGTCCCTGCAGATTGAAAAGCGCTACATCCGAAAAGACGGCCGTCCCTTTTGGGTCCGTCTGAATGCTTCTCTGCTTCGGGACGACCGGGCAAGGCCGACCTGCATCGTTGTCGAAGTGGAAGACATCGAAACCCATAAGAAAACGGAAGAGGCGTTGCGGGAGACCGACCAGACGCTCCGTCCGCTGATTCAAGCGTCTCCTCTGGCCATCGTGACCATCGACCTCGAGCTGAATGTGAAGATGTGGAACCCGGCGGCCGAACACCTCTTCGGATGGCGCACCGAGGAGATCCTCGGCCGCCCCCTTCCGATTATCCCGCGGGAAAAGCAGGAGGAGTTTCAGCTTTACGTCGACCGTTTGGTGGAGGATGGACCGACGTTTGTGAATACCCCCAAGCGGCGGGTCCGAAAAGACGGCACGGTGATCGACGTTCGGGTTTCGACCGCGCTCCTGCGCAATGCCGACGGCAAGGTCAACGGCATCATGGGAATCTTCACCGATATCACCGAGGAGAAGCGCCTGGAAGCGGAGCTTCGCCACGCTCAAAAGCTGGAGGGGATCGGTCAATTGGCCGGCGGGATCGCCCATGAGTTCAACAACCTCCTGACGGCGATCATCGGCAATATCGAATTGGTGCTGGGGGAGACCGTGTCGGGATCACGTCTGCACGCCACCCTGTCCCGGGTCGATCAGGCGGCGCAACGGGCGGCGGTGCTCACGCAGCAGCTTTTGACCTTCAGCCGGCGATCGAGGATCGATTTGAAACCGCTCCATCTGCAGGTCGTGGCCGAGGAGGTGGTCTGTCTCCTCGGCCAGACGTTCGATCGGCGCATCCGTCTCCGCGTCGAATCGGTCGAAGGGGTCTGGCCGGTTTTTGCCGATGCAGGTCAGATGAACCAAATCCTGATGAATCTCTGCGTGAACGCGCGGGATGCCCTCCTGGAGCGGTTGGGGGAGACGGAGAACCCAAGAGAGCCGGCCGATTGGGAGCCCCGGATCGTCATCGGGATAGAAAATGCCCCTTGTGATGAAGACTTCTTTCGCGCTCACCCGAAGGTCAAACCGGGGGAGTATGTCTGCCTGTCGGTTTCCGACAACGGCATCGGGATCGACGAAGCGATCCGGCACCGGATTTTCGAGCCCTTCTTCACCACGAAAGAGGTGGGGCGCGGCACCGGCCTGGGCTTGGCCGCTGTCTATGGGATTATCCGGCAGCATCTGGGATGGATCGAGCTGCAGACCGTAAAGAGCGAGGGGACGGTTTTCAAAATCTATCTCCCAGCAGGACAGAATGCGCAGGTCCTCGATCAACAGGCGGGCCGGCCGAAGCGGGTCGCCGGCGGGGATGAAACGATCCTTTTTATTGACGACGAGGTGGCCATCCGACAATTGGCCAAGACGGTTTTGGAGCAGTATGGATACCGTGTCCTCCTGGCGGGAGACGGGGTCGAGGCGGTGGGGATTTTTCAGCGCGAGATTGATCGGGTTCACCTCGTCGTTCTCGATCTGATGATGCCGCGCCGGTCGGGAGAAGAGGTGTTCCGGGAATTGAGAGCCCTCGCCCCCGGCGTGAAGATCCTCATTTCAAGCGGCCACCCTCCGGCCGGCGGCGATTTGTCCGCGCTCGGCGGCCCTGCCGCCGGGTTCATCTCCAAACCCTACCATCCGGACGATCTGGCCCGGAAGGTGAGGGCTCTGCTCGACCGATCGGGCGGAAAAGGACCATCCTCTCACTGATTGAGGCCCGATATTCTGTTTTTCTTTCCCTCCCATCGGTTCAGATCATTTATAAAGAATCATCCCTCCCGGTCCGATTTGAATCTGGGACAGCCTACAAAAGCGCTTGAAAAACAGGCTTAAATGGGCTATACTCCTAAAATTTCCCTGAATGGAGGTAGCCTCGTTTGTCCGAAACAGATCCCCTGGTCCCGCTTCGTCGGAAGATCGACGAAATCGATGAGCGGATTCTTGCGCTTTTAAACGATCGGGCCCGCATCGTCCAAGATGTCGGAAAGATCAAAAAAAATCAGCAGGCCGATTTTTACGCCCCCTCCCGCGAGCAGGCGATCTATGATCGATTGACCCATCTCAATCCCGGGCCGTTTCCGAACGAAGCGCTCAAGAGCGTCTTCCGAGAAATCATCTCAGCCTCCCTCTCCCTTGAAGGGCCGATCAAGGTCGCCTACTTGGGGCCTCGCGCGACCTTCACGCACCTGGCCACCATGCAGCGCTTCGGTTTTTCGGCCACCGACATCCCGGTCAACAGCATCAAGGAGGTCTTCGATGAGGTCGAGCGGGGACGGACCGATTTCGGCGTGGTGCCGATTGAGAATTCGACCGAGGGGGTCGTCAATCATACGCTCGACCTTTTCGTCGATTCCCCGCTGAAGATCTTCGGAGAAATCCTGCAAGAGGTCTCGCATCACCTCATGTCGAAGACCGGTCAGATCGGGGATCTCCGCCGGATCTACTCTCACTCGCACGCCATCGCGCAGTGTAAAAACTTTTTGGAGACGAACTTGCCGCGGATTCAGGTGACCGAGACCTCCAGCACCGCGCGGGCGGCCGAGCTGGCGCAGGAAGATCCGACCGCCGGGGCGATCGCTTCCGAGCTGGCGGCCAAGCTTTATAATCTGGTCGTCATCAAGCGGCGGATCGAGGACAACATCAATAATTTCACCCGGTTCTTGGTGGTCTCTCAGAAAGGGGCGCCGCGGAGCGGACGGGACAAAACCTCGGTGATGTTCTCGATCAAGGATCGGGTCGGCGCCCTCTATGAGATGCTCCGTCCTTTTTCCGCCCAACAGATCAACCTGACGAAGATCGAATCGCGGCCGTCGAAGAAGAAGGCGTGGGAGTATATCTTCTACATCGATATGATCGGCCATCTGGAAGACGAGATGATC contains:
- a CDS encoding PAS domain S-box protein, translating into MEEGILFRLAFDQASVGMVVLAMDPLGQFIQVNPAFCRMTGYSREELLARDFQSITAPQDLEKNLKGIRSLLEQPIPSLQIEKRYIRKDGRPFWVRLNASLLRDDRARPTCIVVEVEDIETHKKTEEALRETDQTLRPLIQASPLAIVTIDLELNVKMWNPAAEHLFGWRTEEILGRPLPIIPREKQEEFQLYVDRLVEDGPTFVNTPKRRVRKDGTVIDVRVSTALLRNADGKVNGIMGIFTDITEEKRLEAELRHAQKLEGIGQLAGGIAHEFNNLLTAIIGNIELVLGETVSGSRLHATLSRVDQAAQRAAVLTQQLLTFSRRSRIDLKPLHLQVVAEEVVCLLGQTFDRRIRLRVESVEGVWPVFADAGQMNQILMNLCVNARDALLERLGETENPREPADWEPRIVIGIENAPCDEDFFRAHPKVKPGEYVCLSVSDNGIGIDEAIRHRIFEPFFTTKEVGRGTGLGLAAVYGIIRQHLGWIELQTVKSEGTVFKIYLPAGQNAQVLDQQAGRPKRVAGGDETILFIDDEVAIRQLAKTVLEQYGYRVLLAGDGVEAVGIFQREIDRVHLVVLDLMMPRRSGEEVFRELRALAPGVKILISSGHPPAGGDLSALGGPAAGFISKPYHPDDLARKVRALLDRSGGKGPSSH
- a CDS encoding MogA/MoaB family molybdenum cofactor biosynthesis protein → MFTVGILTISDKGSAGKREDASGLLLHQLVDQLPGKVTVYQVIPDEKEAIQNQLISFSDRWKVDLVLTTGGTGVSPRDVTPEATMQVLDRLIPGMGEVMRMEGYRKNPKAIISRGIAGVRKQTLIVNLPGSPRAVRENFEILLPALPHAIEKMKGDEEDCGIPPRNERV
- the pheA gene encoding prephenate dehydratase gives rise to the protein MSETDPLVPLRRKIDEIDERILALLNDRARIVQDVGKIKKNQQADFYAPSREQAIYDRLTHLNPGPFPNEALKSVFREIISASLSLEGPIKVAYLGPRATFTHLATMQRFGFSATDIPVNSIKEVFDEVERGRTDFGVVPIENSTEGVVNHTLDLFVDSPLKIFGEILQEVSHHLMSKTGQIGDLRRIYSHSHAIAQCKNFLETNLPRIQVTETSSTARAAELAQEDPTAGAIASELAAKLYNLVVIKRRIEDNINNFTRFLVVSQKGAPRSGRDKTSVMFSIKDRVGALYEMLRPFSAQQINLTKIESRPSKKKAWEYIFYIDMIGHLEDEMIRTAIEELRGQAVFLKVLGSYPMAEEMKNEKK